The Spirochaetota bacterium genomic interval ATGATGCCCGGGGCCAGGAGCGATCGCGGGTAACGCGTGAAGTGGCCGTATTCGAAGCGTCCCTTTATGGGCGCGCCCTCCCCCTCCAGGTCGAGCTCGATCCCGCGTTCCGAGAACCGGTTGGGACCCACGCGAAGCTCGAAGCGCTCCGGGTCGGCGGAAAATTCGCCTATCGGGTACTTGTAAAAGGTGGTCTTCCCGCGCTTCCCGTCGATGAACTGCACGAAGGCCATTTTCTCGTCGGCGAGCGAGACGCCCGGGATGAAGGACATCACCTCGGAGGCATCGTGCGACACGTGCTTGAAGTACCATCCCTCGAAATAGCCCTCGCGCGAAAGGTCGCCCTGAAAGATCGCGGGATTATAGAGGCGTTTCAGATATCCGGTCCTACTCATGGGTAGCCGCCTTTTTGATTTTTGATTTGCACAAAGGAAGTCCTGAAATATACCATACGAAGCGGGCGCGGGCAACCACGAAAATGCGATTCCCCGTGCGGATCTTCGAAAAATGGCTCATAGGAGTGTGCATGAAATTCAAGGGGTCATTCGTGCTGCCGGCGCTCATCTTCCTCGCGGCGCACGGATACGCCTTCACTGCCGACGATCTCATGGGGAAATGGGCCGTCGCGGGAAGCGCGTACGCCTATATCTACGAATTCCAGTTCAGCGGCGCGGCGGAAAAGCGCATGATCCTGGGAGGCGACATGGTCGTGTGGACGGGGACGGGAAGCTTCGCGGTGAAAGGGAATACGCTCACGGTGACCCTGGATTCTACAGCGAGCAACACGCCGTTGAGCGAGGTCTTTATAATCGAATCATTTAATGGAACGAAGCTTGTCCTGCGCGGCAAGGGCCGCTATTTCAAGGATATCGATGCGGACCGGGTGGAGTTTGTGCGGATACCGGATTAATTGCGAAGGGAGCCAGTCCCCTAGGCGCTTTACATGGGAGAGAGGGGGATGGAAGAGATGATGAGATAAAGGCGTTATTTCGGCCACAAAACCCGAATTCGGCCGATAACGTATCGGCCCCCCGCCCCTTAATTTTTTATTAATTTTGTCTTGAAATTATGTCCCGTCCTGATTTCATTGATATCGTCGTATCCGCCATGAAGTTCATACACCTGCACAATCACTCGGACTATTCCATACTGGACGGCTCCATAACCGTCGACCGTCTCATCGCGCGCGCGGAGGAGCTGGGGATGCCCGGTGTCGCGCTCACCGACCACGGGAACATGTTCGGCATGATCGAGTTCTACCAGAAGGCGCGCAAGAAGGGCATCAAGCCCATCATGGGCCAGGAGTTCTACGTCGCGCCGCGGTCGCGCAGGGAACGCGGCGAGGGACGCGCGGGACAGAACGGCAAGGAAACCGCGCACCACCTGATCCTCCTCGCGAAGAACCTGAAGGGCTACAAGAACCTCCTCAAGCTCTCGTCCGAGGGATTCCTGGAGGGCTTCTACTACAAGCCCCGCATCGACCTCGAGTATCTCGCGCAGCACGCCGAGGGGCTCATCTGCTCCACCGCCTGTATCGGCGGGGAGGTGCCGTCGCTCGTGATCCAGGGAAAAATGAAGGAGGCGGCCCAGGCTGCAGGGCGCTTCAACGAGCTTTTCGGCCGGGGGAATTTTTTCCTGGAACTCCAGGACCACGGTATGGAGGAGCAGAAAACGGCGAACAGGGGTCTGATACAGCTTTCGGAGCAACTGGACATCCCCCTCATCGCGACGAACGACTGCCACTATTTGAAGAAGGAGCATTCCTTTTCGCACGAGGTGCTGCTATGCATCCAGACGGGCAAGACCCTCGAGGACGAGGGACGGATGCGCTTCTCCGCCGACCAGTTCTACTTCAAGACGCCCGAGGAGATGTTCGCGCTCTTCAAGGACTATCCCGACGCGCTCGCCAATACCTACCGCATCTACGACATGGTGGACTGCGAGCTCGACCTCAACAACCCGATACTCCCGAACTTCAAGGTGCCCCCTGGCTTCAACCTGGACTCGTACCTCCGCAGCCTCGTGATGGAGGGCGCGGCGGCGCGGTTCGGCGCGCAAGTCCCGGAGGAGGTGCTCACGCGCATCGAGTACGAGCTCGGGGTCATCACGCACATGAAGTTCTCGGGCTATTTCCTGATCGTATGGGACTTCATCAAGTACGCGCGGAGCAAGGACATCCCCGTGGGACCGGGCCGCGGCTCCGCCGCGGGCTCCATGGTCTCCTACTGCCTGGGCATCACGAACCTTGACCCGCTCAGGTACAATCTTCTCTTCGAGCGCTTCCTGAACCCGGACCGCAACGAGATGCCCGACATGGACATCGACTTCTGCGCGAACCGCCGCGAGGAGGTGATCGATTACGTGAAGGAGAAGTACGGCGCCGACCACGTGAGCCAGATCATCACCTACAACAAGATGAAGGCGAAGGCCGTCGTGAAGGACGTCGCGCGGGTGCTCAACATTCCCTTCGCCGAGGCAAACGAGATCTCGAAGCTCATCACGGAGGACTCGCTCGACAAGGCGCTGCACGCCTCCGCGGAGCTCAAGAAGATCGCGGAGTCCGGCCAGAAGGGGAAGATGCTCATCGACATCTCCCTCACGCTCGAGGGGCTCGTGCGCTCCGCCGGCAAGCACGCCGCGGGCGTGGTGATCTCGCGCGAGCCGCTCACCGAATACGTGCCGCTCTACAAGGACACGAAGGACGGGAGCGTATCGTCCCAGTACGACAAGTTCGCGCTCGAGGCCGCGGGACTGGTGAAGATGGACTTCCTGGGGCTCAAGAACCTCACGATTATAGATCATTGCCTGAAGCTCATCAAGAGGCACCGCGCGGAAACGGTCGATATCGACGCCATCCCCCTGGACGACAAGGAAACCTTCGGCCTGCTGCAACGGGCGAACACCATGGGCGTGTTCCAGCTTGAAAGCGGCGGCATGCGGAACATTTTACGAAAGCTGGGCCCTACCGCGTTCGAGGACATCATTGCGGTGAACGCGCTCTACCGGCCGGGGCCGCTCGAATCCGGCATGGTGGACGACTACATCACCCGCAAGCGCAACCCCGTGGAGGTGGAATACCCGCACCCCTCGCTCGAGCCGGTGCTCCGTGACACCGTGGGCGTCATCATCTACCAGGAGCAGGTGATGCTCATCTCACAGGTCATGGGAGGCTTCTCGCTCCCCGAGGCGGACAAGCTGCGCAAGGCCATGGGCAAGAAGAACCCTGAGATCATGTACCAGCTCGAGGAAAAGTTCCTGAACGGCGCGAAGGGAAAGCATTACGCCCCGAAGCTCGCGAAGAGCATCTACGACCTCATCATCAAGTTCGGCGGCTACGGTTTCAACAAGTCCCACTCCGCGGCGTACGCGCTCGTCTCGTACCAGACGGCGTACCTGAAGGCGCATTATACGCCCGAGTACATGTGCGCCCTCCTCTCCTGCATCGCCGACAACCAGGACGATGTGATCAAGTACACGAACGACTGCCGCGCGAACGGCATCGCGGTGCTCCCGCCCGACATCAATCACAGCGAGAAGGACTTCTCGATCGAGGGAACCTCCATCCGGTTCGGGCTCTCGGCCATAAAGGGCCTGGGCGAGAAGGCGATCGAGGCGATCATCGAGGCGCGCACGGCCACCGGCGGGTTCGCGCAACTGCGCGATTTCCTGGAGCACGCCGACATCCTCACCGTGAACAAGGGCGTGCTCGAATCGCTCATCAAGGCCGGGGCCTTCGATTCGCTGCACAGGAACCGCGCGCAGCTCCTGGTCTCGGTGGACCTCCTGCTCGACAGCGCGCGGCGCCTCCAGGAGGACCGCGCCTCCGGACAGGGGAACCTCTTCGGGGGACCCGCCGACGCCGCGACGCCCGGCACGGACATGCTCGACCTTCCCGACGTGAAGTTCTG includes:
- a CDS encoding DNA polymerase III subunit alpha — encoded protein: MSRPDFIDIVVSAMKFIHLHNHSDYSILDGSITVDRLIARAEELGMPGVALTDHGNMFGMIEFYQKARKKGIKPIMGQEFYVAPRSRRERGEGRAGQNGKETAHHLILLAKNLKGYKNLLKLSSEGFLEGFYYKPRIDLEYLAQHAEGLICSTACIGGEVPSLVIQGKMKEAAQAAGRFNELFGRGNFFLELQDHGMEEQKTANRGLIQLSEQLDIPLIATNDCHYLKKEHSFSHEVLLCIQTGKTLEDEGRMRFSADQFYFKTPEEMFALFKDYPDALANTYRIYDMVDCELDLNNPILPNFKVPPGFNLDSYLRSLVMEGAAARFGAQVPEEVLTRIEYELGVITHMKFSGYFLIVWDFIKYARSKDIPVGPGRGSAAGSMVSYCLGITNLDPLRYNLLFERFLNPDRNEMPDMDIDFCANRREEVIDYVKEKYGADHVSQIITYNKMKAKAVVKDVARVLNIPFAEANEISKLITEDSLDKALHASAELKKIAESGQKGKMLIDISLTLEGLVRSAGKHAAGVVISREPLTEYVPLYKDTKDGSVSSQYDKFALEAAGLVKMDFLGLKNLTIIDHCLKLIKRHRAETVDIDAIPLDDKETFGLLQRANTMGVFQLESGGMRNILRKLGPTAFEDIIAVNALYRPGPLESGMVDDYITRKRNPVEVEYPHPSLEPVLRDTVGVIIYQEQVMLISQVMGGFSLPEADKLRKAMGKKNPEIMYQLEEKFLNGAKGKHYAPKLAKSIYDLIIKFGGYGFNKSHSAAYALVSYQTAYLKAHYTPEYMCALLSCIADNQDDVIKYTNDCRANGIAVLPPDINHSEKDFSIEGTSIRFGLSAIKGLGEKAIEAIIEARTATGGFAQLRDFLEHADILTVNKGVLESLIKAGAFDSLHRNRAQLLVSVDLLLDSARRLQEDRASGQGNLFGGPADAATPGTDMLDLPDVKFWHDNEKLAREKEVLGLYVSGHPLAKFEKEIKTFACTPIAELAERRPQGDVSVVGIVANLKVRMSKNGRRFAVGMLEDMEGSIEALFFPDTFGKFEKLLATDTPLLVRGQVEYDEGAPRKIIANDVKTLKDLRREHIASIHIRLEQVGFDDETLARIRAVMEKNKGTCPVYFHIRELRGDEKIVKAHQSYNITPSDQLIAELGSLVGEEAIRYATRGC